From Bradyrhizobium erythrophlei:
GGCGCATCCATCGAGCGCATCGCCGGCAGGCAGGGCTTTGGCGGTTGCGTGCGGGCGCGGTTTCCGCATCCCAGACTGGGCGAGCCCGGCATCCTGATCGCGGGGCACCTCGACACCGTTCACCCCGTGGGCACGCTGGAGAAATTGCCATGGCGGCGCGAGGGCAACAAATGTTATGGCCCCGGCATCTTCGACATGAAGGGCGGCAATTACCTGACGCTGGAAGCGATCCGGCAATTGGCGGGCGCTTCCTTCAAGACGCCGCTGCCGATCACGATCCTGTTCACGCCCGACGAAGAAGTCGGCACGCCGTCGGTGCGCGACCTGATCGAGGCGGAAGCCGCGCGCAACAAATATGTGCTGGTGCCGGAACCCGGCCGGCCCAATAACGGCGTCGTCACCGGGCGTTATGCGATCGCCCGCTTCAATCTGGAAGCAATCGGCAAGCCGAGCCATGCCGGCGCCACGCTGTCCTCGGGCCGCTCCGCGATCCGCGAAATGGCGCGGCAGATCATCGCCATCGACGGCATGACGGGCGAGGACTGCACCTTCTCGGTCGGCATCGTGCATGGCGGCCAGTGGGTCAATTGCGTCGCCACCACCGCAACGGGCGAGACACTGAGCATGGCGAAACGCCAGGCCGACCTCGATCGCGGCGTTGAACGCATGCTGGCGCTGAACGGCACGGCGAACGATGTCACTTTCAAGGTGACGCGCGGCGTGACGCGGCCGGTGTGGGAACCCGATGCCGGCACCATGGCGCTGTACGAAAAGGCGCGCGGCGTCGCAGCTCAGATGGGCCTCGACCTGCCCCACGGCAGCGCCGGCGGCGGTTCCGACGGCAACTTTACCGGCGCGATGGGAATTCCGACGCTCGATGGGCTAGGCGTCCGGGGCGCCGACGCGCATACGCTCAACGAGCACATCGAAATCGACAGCCTCGCCGAACGCGGCTGCCTGATGGCGGGACTATTGGCGACGCTGGAGTGAGAGGCGCGATATCAGTGTCCGCCCAGAATACCGCCAATGGCACAGGAATTGCTCGCTAATACCCTACGGGCGGGAACATAATCCGCGATAACCCTGACCGATAAGATCGGCTTATGGGTTGCCGCACAAGCTTCTGATGGATGACGATGCTCGGATACCTCGTTCGCCGCGTTCTCGCCGCCATTCCCGTGATGGGCGTGGTGGCGCTGTTCGTGTTTCTGCTGCTGCGGCTGACGCCGGGCGATCCCGCCGCGATCCTCGCCGGCGACAATGCGACGCCGGAGCGCCTCGAGCGCATCCGCACCTCGCTCGGCCTCAACGAACCGCTCTACATCCAGTTCTTTACCTGGATAGGAAAGCTGCTGCATGGCGATCTCGGCGTGTCGCTGATCTCCAACGTCCCGGTGCTGAAGATGATCGGCCAGCGCGTCGAGCCGTCGATCTCGATCGCGCTGTCGACCATCATCCTCTCCATTGCGATTGCGGTGCCGCTCGGCGTGATCGCGGCGTGGAAACAGGGCACCTGGATCGACCGTTTTGTCATGGGCCTCAGCGTGGTCGGCTTCTCGGTGCCGGTGTTCGTGATCGGCTATGTCCTGATCCAGTTCTTCGCCATCGACCTGCGCTGGCTGCCGGTGCAGGGTTTTAAGAGCATCAGCGCGGGCTTTTGGCCGTTCCTCGAGCGCATCATCCTGCCGACCGTCACGCTGTCCTTCATCTACGTCGCCCTGATCGCGCGCATGACGCGGGCGGCGATGCTGGACGTGCTGGGCGAGGATTACGTGCGCACCGCGCGCGCCAAGGGTATCGGCGAGACCGCCGTGCTGCTGCGCCACGCGCTGCGCAACGCCGCCGTGCCCGTCATCACCGTGATCGGCACCGGATTCGCGCTGCTGATCTCCGGCGTCGTCGTTACCGAGAGCGTGTTCAACCTGCCCGGCATCGGCCGCCTCACCGTCGATGCGGTGCTGGCGCGGGATTATCCGGTCATTCAGGCGATGATCCTGCTGACCTCCGGCATCTATGTCGCGGTCAATCTCCTGATCGACGTCGCCTACACCCTGCTCGATCCTAGAATTCGTTATTGAGGTTAGGTACTGATGGCGATCGAAACCCTTCCCGAGCCGTCGATCCCAATCACCACCCCGTTCCGGCCGCGGCTCGGATTCCTCACGGCGAGCCCGATCATCGCCGCCGCCACCATCTGCCTGACGCTGGTGATCCTGTCGGCGATCCTGGCGCCGTGGCTGTCGGCGCACGACCCCTTGCTGCTGGCACCGGCGCAGCGGCTGAAGCCGGCAAGCACGCAATTCTTGCTGGGCACGGACGGCTACGGCCGCGACGTGCTGTCGCGCATTCTCTACGGCGGGCGCATTTCGCTGTTGATTGGCCTCGGCGCTGCCGTGTTCTCGATCGGCATCGGGCTCTTGATCGGCCTCGTCTCCGGCTTCTTCAAATGGGTCGACGCCGTGATGATGCGGGTGATGGATGGCTTGATGGCGATGCCGAGCATCCTGCTGGCGATTGCCGTGGTCTCGCTGTCCGGCGCCAGCCTGACGACGGTGCTGGTCGCCATCACCATTCCCGAAGTACCGCGCGTGGCGCGGCTGGTGCGCTCGGTCGTGCTGTCGGCGCGCGAGGAGCCCTATGTGGAAGCCGCGATCTCCGTCGGTTCCAGCCTGCCCAAGATCATGTGGCGGCATCTGATGCCAAACACGGTCGCGCCGTTGATCGTGCAAGGCACCTATGTCTGCGCCTCCGCCATCCTGACCGAGGCGATCCTGTCCTTTCTCGGCGCCGGCATCAGCCCGGAAACCCCGACCTGGGGCAACATCATGGCCGAGGGCCGCGCCTATTTTCAAATCAAACCGTCGCTGATCTTCTGGCCGGGCCTGCTGCTCTCGATCGCGATTCTCAGCGTCAATCTGATCGGCGACGCCGCCCGCGACGCGCTCGATCCCCGCATGAAGCAGCGGGAGGGAAGCAAGTGAAGATACTCTCGCCTCGTCGTTATTCGCCGTCATTCCGGGGCGATGCGAAGCATCGAACCCGGAATCTCGAGATTCCGGGTCTGGTGCTAGCGCACCATCCCGGAATGACGGAGTCCAGGTCGCTTCGCCGCCCTCCCAGCAACGACGGCGGGGAGCAAGCATGAAAAACATCGTTCTCGACATCAACGACCTCGTGGTCAGCCTCGGCAAGACGGCGCAGGGGCCGCGCGTCATCGACGGCATCTCGCTCAGGGTGAGCGAAGGCGAAACACTGTGCGTGGTCGGCGAAAGCGGCTCAGGCAAATCCGTGACGTCGCTGACGGTGATGGGCCTGTTGCAGAAGGGATCGCTGGCGCCGACCGCGGGAAGCATAAAACTGGTCGGCGAGGAACTGCTGACTGCCGGCGATCGCCGCCTGCGGCAATTGCGCGCCACCACCATGGCGATGATCTTTCAGGAGCCGATGACGGCGCTCAACCCGGTGGTGCCGGTCGGCCGCCAGATCGACGAAGTGCTGCGCGCCCATACCAATCTCGATGCCCGCGCGCGGCGCCAGCGCCTCCTCGCCATGATGGAACAGGTGCGGTTGCCCGAGGTCGAGCGCATTTTTGCCTCCTACCCGCACCGGCTGTCGGGCGGCCAGCGCCAGCGCATCATGATCGCGATGGCGCTGGTGCTGGAGCCGAAACTGCTGATCGCGGACGAACCGACCACCGCGCTCGACGTCACCACGCAAAAACAGATCCTCACGCTGATCCGCGACCTGCAGCGGGATCACGGCACCGCCGTGCTCTTCATCACCCACGACATGGGCGTGGTTGCCGAGATCGCCGATCGCGTCGCTGTCATGCGCCAAGGCCGGCTGGTGGAAACCGGCGCGCTCGACACCATCCTGCGCAATCCTACCATGGAATATACCCGCAATCTGCTCTCGGCGGTGCCGAGCCTGGTGCCGCGGGCGGCGCGCGCCGATTCGAAGGAACCGGTGGTGCTGGAGGCCAACGAGCTCGGCAAGGTCTATCGCGAGCGCTCGTTCCTCGGCGGCGTCCGCGAGGTCGCGGCCGCCCTGGATGTCACCCTCACCTTGCGCAAGGGCCGCACGCTTGGCATCGTCGGCGAAAGCGGCTCCGGCAAATCCACGGTCGCCCGCTGCATTGTCCGGCTGATCGATCCGACCTCGGGCGGCATCCGCCTGGGGGGCCGCGAAATCTCCGAGCTGTCGCGGCGGCTGCTGCAGCCGCACCGCAAGAAGATCCAGATCATCTTCCAGGACCCGTACCGCTCGCTCAATCCGCGCATCACCATCGGCGAGTCCATCGCCGAGGGCCCGATCAATTACGGCATGCCGCGAGCGGAAGCGCTTGCGAAAGCGCGCGAGCTGTTGGAACTAGTCGACCTGCCGCCGGACGCGATCTCGCGCTACCCGCACCAGTTCTCCGGCGGCCAGCGCCAGCGCATCGCGATTGCCCGCGCGCTGGCGCTCGATCCCGACGTGCTGGTGGCGGACGAAGCGGTCTCCGCGCTCGACGTCTCCGTTCAGGCGCAGGTGCTGGAACTGCTCAACGAAATCCAGCGCCGGCTCGGCATCGCATTGTTGTTCATCACCCACGATCTTCGCGTCGCCGCGCAAATCTGCGACGAGGTTGTCGTGATGCAGCATGGCCGCATCGTCGAACAGGGACCGGCGGCGCAAGTCCTGACCCATCCGCAACAGGCCTATACCAGGCAACTGCTCGAAGCTGCCCCGGGGCGGGACTGGGATTTTGCGAATTTCCGTCCGGTTGCGGCGGGCGAAGCGGCGGAATAAATGGCCTCCTCTTCGTCATTCCGGGGCGATGCAAAGCATCGAACCCGGAATCTCGAGATTCCGGGTCTGGTGCTAACGCACCAGCCCGGAATGACGCAGTCTACATCGCTGCGTAGCTCGTGTCGTTCAATGACCTGACGCCCATGCGGCATGCAAAAGCGGATTGCTTCGCAGCTTGCGCTTTGCGCAATGACGAGTCTAACGTCGCGCGCAAATCACTCGCCGAGACAGCCTTGATGACCCGTATCGCCGTTGGCGGCTTCCTGCACGAGACCAACACCTTCGCGCCGACGAAGGCGACCTATGACGATTTCGTGCATGGCGGTGGCTGGCCGGCGATGGCGTTCGGGCCCGATGTGCTCAAGACCATGCGCAACATCAATGTCGGGCTGGCCGGCTTCGTCGAGCAAGCGGAAGCCCGAGGCTGGGAGATGGTGCCGACGATTTCGTGCGGCGCCAGCCCGTCGGCGCATGTCACCGAGGACGCCTATGAGCGGATCGTCAAGGTGATGATCGACGGCATCAAGGCCGCAGGTCCCCTGGACGCCGTCTATCTCGACCTGCACGGCGCCATGGTCACCGAACATCTCGACGACGGCGAAGGCGAAATCCTCGCACGTGTGCGCCAGGTGATTGGCAAGGATCTGCCGCTGGTGGTCAGCCTCGATTTGCACGCCAATGTCACGCCGGAGATGGTCGAGCATGCCGACGCGCTGATTGCCTATCGCACCTATCCGCATGTCGACATGGCCGATACCGGCCGCGCCGCAGCGAAACATCTCGAACTGCTGCTTACGACGAAGCAGAAATTCGCAAAGGCATTCCGGCAATTGCCGTTCCTGATTCCGCTGAGCTGGCAATGCAGCAACGACCAGCCCACCAAGGGCATCTACCAGAAGCTCGCCGCGCTGGAGGACGACGCGGTGCCGACGCTGTCGTTCGCGCCGGGCTTTCCGGCCGCCGATTTCGCCCATTGCGGCCCGAGCGTATTCGCCTATGGCGCGACGCAGGCCGATGCGGATGCCGCAGCGGACACGGTCGCCGCGCTGATCGAGAGCCATGAAGACGATTTCGACGGCCGCATCTTCACGCCCGACGAGGGCGTGCGTCACGCCATGGAACTGGCGAAGACCGCGAACAGGCCGATCGTGATCGCCGACACCCAGGACAATCCCGGCGCCGGCGGCGATTCCGACACTACGGGAATGCTGCGCGCGCTGGTCCGCAACAGCGCCAGCAGAGCCGCGACCGGCGTGATCTACGATCCTGTTTCCGCCAAGGCCGCGCATGAAGCGGGCGTCGGCGCCACCGTGACGCTGGCGCTCGGAGGCAAATCGGGCATCCCGGGCGACGCGCCGTATCAGGAGACATTTGTCGTCGAGCAACTATCCGACGGACAATTTGTGGCCCCCGGCCCCTATTACGGCGGCCGCGACATGGACATGGGTCCGTCGGCCTGTTTGCGGATCGGCGATGTCAGGGTGGTGGTATCCTCGCACAAGGCGCAGCTCGCTGACCAGGCGATGTATCGCTATGTCGGGATCGAGCCGACCGAACAGGCGATCCTCGTCAACAAGAGCTCGGTGCATTTCCGCGCCGATTTCGAGCCGATTGCCGAACAACTCCTGATCTGCGCCGCCCCCGGCGCGATGCCCGCCGACACCGCGACGTTGCCGTGGACGCGGCTGCGCCCGGGCATCCGCATCAAGCCGAACGGGGCTGCTTTCGCTCCCGCCAACACTTTACGCTCAACCGGATAGAGGACCCATGCCCAATATCGACCGCATCGAAGGCTTTGCCGACGAACTCACCGCGATCCGCAGGGATCTGCATGCCCATCCCGAGATCGGCTTCGAGGAAGTCCGCACCTCCGGCATCGTCGCCGAAAAGCTGACGCAATGGGGCATCGAGGTGCATCGCGGCCTCGGCGGCACCGGCGTGGTCGGCGTGCTCAAGGGCAAGGGCACTGGCGGCAAGCGGATCGGCTTGCGCGCCGACATGGACGCGCTGCCGATGGAGGAGAACACCAATCTGAAATGGCGTTCAACCATTCCCGGCCGCTTCCATGGCTGCGGCCATGATGCCCACACCACCATGCTGCTCGGCACCGCGCGCTATCTCGCCGAGACCCGGAATTTCGACGGCACCGTGCATTTCATCTTCCAGCCGGCGGAAGAAGGCCTCGGCGGCGCCCGCGCCATGATCAAGGACGGGCTGTTCGAGAAATTCCCCTGCGACGAGGTCTACGGCCTGCACAACGCGCCCGACCTCAACCATGGCGAGGTAGCGATCCTGCCCGGCCCCGCGATGGCCGGCGCCGATTTCTTCGACATCACCATCACCGGCTACGGCGCCCATGGCGCGATGCCGAACTACTCCAAGGACCCTATCGTGATCGCGATGTCGCTGGGCCAGGCGCTGCAGACCATCGTCAGCCGCAACGTCAATCCCCATGAGCCCGCGGTGCTGTCGATCACCCAGATACACGCCGGCTCCGCCTACAATGTGATCCCGGGCGAGGCCAAACTCTGTGGCACCGTCCGCGCCTTCTCCGACGAGGTGCGGGCGCTGATCCGCGAGCGGATGCGCGCGCTGTGCGCCGGCATGGCCACCGCCTTCCAGGTCGAGATCATCGCCGACATCCGCGACACGTTCGGCGTGCTGGTGAACCAGGAGGAGCAGTCGCGGGTGGTCGAGGCGGTGGCGCGCACCGTGGTCGACCCCGCCAAGGTCATTACCCGGACCCAGCCGAAGATGGGCAGCGAGGATTTCGCCGACATGATGCAGGTGGTGCCCGGCGCCTATTTCTGGGTCGGCCACGATGGCTCGGTGCCCGTGCACAATCCCGGCTATGTACTCGACGACAAGATCCTGCCTATCGGCGCCAGCATGTTCGCGCGCATCATCGAAACCCGGCTTCCCGCAGGCACCCATGCATAAACCCGTACCGGATGAAACCGTTACGTCGCTGCACGACCTTTCCGCCGTCGACCTGATCGCGGGCTTCAAGGCCAGGCAGTTCACGCCGTCGGAAGTGCTGGAGGACGTGCTGTCGCATGTCGCGGTATGGGAGCCGCGGATCAAGGCGCTCTACGCCTTCGATCCCGACGGCGCGCGCGCGACCGCAAAAGCCTCGACCGAACGCTGGCAGAAGGGCGAGCCGATGGGGCCGCTCGACGGCGTCCCCGTGACGATCAAGGACAATATCGCCACCAAAGGCGTGCCGGTGCCGCTGGGTGCCGCCAGCGTCAAGCTGGTCCCCGCGCCAAAGGATGCGCCGCCGGCGGCGCGCCTGCGCGAAGCGGGCGCGGTGATCTTTTCCAAGACCACCATGCCCGACTACGGCATGCTGTCGTCGGGCCTGTCGAGTTTCCATGCCCTCGCCCGCAATCCCTGGGATGTCAGCAAGAATCCCGGCGGTTCCAGCGCGGGCGCGGGTGCTGCCGGCGCCGCCGGCTATGGCCCGCTGCATCTCGGCAGCGATATCGGCGGCTCGGTGCGGCTGCCGGCATGCTGGTGCGGCCTGGTCGGCCTGAAGCCGAGCTTGGGGCGGATTCCGATCGATCCGCCCTATGTCGGCCGCGTCGCCGGACCGATGACCCGCACCGTCGACGACGCCGCCCTGATGATGAGCGTGCTGTCGAAACCCGATCGCCGCGACGGTATGAGCCTGCCGCCCGACAGCATCCACTGGAAGGCGCTGGAGAAGCCGGTGCGCAAATTGCGCATCGGGTTGATGCTCAACCCCGGCGTCGGCCAGACCCTGGAAAAGGACGTGCGCGACGTGGCCGTGAAAGCGGCGAAGGCCTTCGAGGAGGCTGGCGCCGTCGTCACCGAGGTGCCTGCCGTGATGACGCGCGAGATCCTCGACGGGCTGGACAATTTCTGGCGCGCGCGGATGTGGGACGATCTCTCCAAGCTCACGCCCGCCGAGCGCGGCAAGGCGCTGCCCTATATCGTCGACTGGGCGGAAGCCGGCGCGAAGCTGTCGGGCGTCGATGTCATCAGGGGCTTCAACGCCACCATGACGATCCGCGCCGCCGTGGCAAAGCTGTTCTGCGATCTCGACTATTTGATCTCGCCGGTGTCGCCGGTGGTGAATTTCCCCGCCGAGTTCGCCTCCCCGGTCAACGATCCCGCAAGACCGTTCGAACACATCGCCTATACCGTGGCGTGGAACATGTCGGAAAATCCGGCCGTCTCGATCAACGGCGGCTACGACGGAAAAGGCTTTCCGATCGGCGTCCAGATCGTCGGCCGCCGCTTCGACGACCTCGGCGTGCTCGCCATGGCGAAAGCGTTCGAGGGCCTGCGAGGGCCGCAGAAGCCGTGGCCGAGCCCGAAAACATAATCTCCACCGTCATTCCGGGGAGTCGCGCAGCGACGAACCCGGAATCTCGAGATTCCGGGTTCACGCTTGGCGCGCCCCGGAATGACGGAACAACATCAAAAAAACAGCAACACGAGAGGAAACCAAGGGATGCCCTACGAGACCATTAAATACGAGGTGGCCGAGCAGATTCTCACGATCACGCTGAACCGGCCCGACAAGCTCAACGCCTTCAACGCCGTCATGCAAAAGGAACTGATCGACGCTTTCGATGCCGCGGACAATGACGACAATATCCGCGCCGTCATCGTCACCGGCGCCGGCCGCGGCTTCTGCGCCGGCGCCGATCTCTCCTCCGGCGCCGACACCTTCGACCGCGACGCGCGGCGCGGGCCGGTCCGACGGCTTCCCGACGGCAAGGTCGACTATAGCGACCACCAGGTGCGCGACGGCGGCGGCCAGGTGACGCTGCGCATCTTCAAGTGCCTAAAGCCCGTGATCGCGGCGGTGAACGGGCCGGCGGTCGGCATTGGCGTCACCATGCAGCTCGCGATGGATATCCGCATCGCGTCTGAGGCCGCGCGCTTCGGCTTTGTGTTTTCCCAGCGCGGCATCGTGCCGGAAGCCGCCTCGAGCTGGTTCCTGCCGCGCATCGTCGGCATCTCCCAGGCGCTGGAATGGTGCTACACCGGCCGCGTTTTCCCGGCGCAGGAAGCGCTCGCCGGCCGCCTCGTCAGCAAGGTGGTGCCGCCGGACCAATTGCTCCCCACCGCGCGGGCGCTGGCAAAGGAGATCGCCGCGAAGACCGCGCCGGTGTCGGTGGCGCTGATCCGGCAGATGATGTGGCGCATGCTCGGCGCCGACGACCCGATGGAAGCCCACAAGGTCGACAGCCGCGGCATCTACGCCCGCGGCCGCTCGGCGGACGTGAAAGAAGGCGTGGTGTCGTTCCTGGAAAAGCGCCCGGCCGTGTTCACCGACAAGGTGTCGTCCGACATGCCCGATTATTTCCCCTGGTGGCAAGAGCGGGAGTACGAGTAGCGGCATAGTCCCCGGCATCTTCTCAGTCGTCGTCACCCGCGAAGGCGGGTGATCCAGTAAACGCTGACGCCGGCGATTGAGTCGAGAGGCCGCGGCGTACTGGATGCCCCGCCTTCGCGGGGCATGACGAGCTATTGCATCACCAGCGCCACGCGGCCGATTGCCTTGCGGTCGATCAATAGCCGCATCGCCTGCGCAAAATCCTCCAGCGGCCGCCGGTGCGAGATGTGGGGACGGATTTTGCCGGCCTCCGCCCATTCCAACAGTTTCCTGATTCGCACCGCGCCGACTTCCGGGTTGCGCCGCACGGCCTCGCCAGCGCGGACGCCGAGCACGCTGGCGCCCTTGATCAGCAGCAGATTGGTGCGGGCGAGCCCGATGCCGCCGGTAAACCCGATCACGAGCAGCCGAGCACCCCAGGCGATGCAGCGGACGCTGTTTTCGAAAATTTCACCGCCGACGGGATCGAACACCACGTCCACCCCGCGGCCTTCGGTAATGCGCTTGACGGCGTCGCGGAACGGCTCGCGCGGATACAGCACGAGATGGTCGGCGCCCTTTTCCTGCGCCACAGCGAGTTTTTCTTCCGAGGACGCCGCCGCGATCACGGTCGCGCCGAGCATCTTGCCCATCTCGACCGCGGCGAGCCCGACGCCGCCGCCGGCGCCATGCACCAGCAGCACTTCGCCGGGCCTGAGCTGGCCGCGATCGACCAGCGCGTGATAGGCGGTGCCGTGGGCGGCAAGGAACGTCGCGCCCTCGGCGAAATCGAAGGCCTGTGGCAGCGGAATGGTCTGCGACGGGGTGACCACCGCCTCATCGGCATAGGCGCCGTGGCGCATCTTGACGATGACGCGGTCGCCGACTGCCGTGCCGTCGGCGCCGTTGACTTCAATCACCTCGCCGGCGGCTTCCACGCCCGGCGTGAACGGCATTTCCGGCTTGAGCTGATACTCGCCGGCCGCCATCAAGATGTCGGGAAAATTGATCCCGGCGGCATGGATGGCAACGCGCAGCTCCCCCGGCTTCAATGGCGCGGAGGCAAAAGTTTCCAGGCGCAGGCGCTCGGGCGGCCCAAGCTCGCGGCAAACGATCGCCTTCGGCATCAGGCGGCCCGTTCCTCGCGCCGGGCCAGCGCCTCGCGGAGCAGCGGCAGCCGGTCATTGCCGAAATACATGTCGGTCTTGTCGATGAAGATGGTTGGCGAGCCGAACCCGCCGCGCGCCATTACTTCATCCGTATTGGCCTTGAGCTGATCCTTGATCGTCTGATCGGAAATGCCTGCGAAAAACTTCGCGGGATCGATGTTGAGGCCCTCGCAGATCTCGGTCAGCACTTCATCCTTCGAGATGTCCTTGTCGGCGCCCCAATAGGACTCGAACACCGCGCGCGCGAACGGCACCATTTCTTTGCCCAAAAAGATGCAGCCGCGCATCGCCTTGACGCTGTTCACGGGAAACACCGTCGGCCGCATTTTTATCGCCAGCCCCGCCGAGCGCGCCCAGTCCGCCATGTCCTTTTTCTGGTAGGCGACCTTGGTCTCCACCGGATGTTCGCGCGAGGCGTAGACGCTCGGGTTGATGGTGTTGAAGATGCCGCCGACCAGGATCGGCCGCCAAGCGATCTCGGCGCCGAACTCTTTTGCCAATGGCTGGATGTTGTGAAAGGCGAGATAGGTCCAGGGACTGGAACAGTCGAAGAAGAATTCGATCATGGCGTTTCCTTTCGTTTCTTATGGTTTCGCTCGATGTCTATGCCGTCGTTGCGAGCGAAGCGAAGCAATCCATCGTGCGGCGGAAAGAAAGAATGGATTGCTTCGTCGCTTCGCTCCTCGCAATGACGGTGAGAATGCGGATTATTGCTTTATCGCCATCTCCTTCGCCCTCGCGCCAAACATGTTCTTGCGCGCCTCTTCGTCAAACGGCTCTTTCACGAACTTGCCGATCGCCAGCCCCGCCTGCACTTGCGGCCGGGCGCGCACGTCCGCGTACCAGCGCTTGACGTTCGGATAATCGTCGAGCGTAAATCCCTGCGCCTTGTGAGTCATGGTCCAGGGAAAGCAGGCGATGTCGGCGATCGAATAGTCGCCGGCGACATAGGCGCCGGTCTTGCCCAATTGGGTGTCGAGCACGCGATAGAGCCGCG
This genomic window contains:
- a CDS encoding NADPH:quinone oxidoreductase family protein; amino-acid sequence: MPKAIVCRELGPPERLRLETFASAPLKPGELRVAIHAAGINFPDILMAAGEYQLKPEMPFTPGVEAAGEVIEVNGADGTAVGDRVIVKMRHGAYADEAVVTPSQTIPLPQAFDFAEGATFLAAHGTAYHALVDRGQLRPGEVLLVHGAGGGVGLAAVEMGKMLGATVIAAASSEEKLAVAQEKGADHLVLYPREPFRDAVKRITEGRGVDVVFDPVGGEIFENSVRCIAWGARLLVIGFTGGIGLARTNLLLIKGASVLGVRAGEAVRRNPEVGAVRIRKLLEWAEAGKIRPHISHRRPLEDFAQAMRLLIDRKAIGRVALVMQ
- a CDS encoding 2-hydroxychromene-2-carboxylate isomerase, with translation MIEFFFDCSSPWTYLAFHNIQPLAKEFGAEIAWRPILVGGIFNTINPSVYASREHPVETKVAYQKKDMADWARSAGLAIKMRPTVFPVNSVKAMRGCIFLGKEMVPFARAVFESYWGADKDISKDEVLTEICEGLNIDPAKFFAGISDQTIKDQLKANTDEVMARGGFGSPTIFIDKTDMYFGNDRLPLLREALARREERAA